From Etheostoma cragini isolate CJK2018 chromosome 10, CSU_Ecrag_1.0, whole genome shotgun sequence, the proteins below share one genomic window:
- the mtmr7a gene encoding myotubularin-related protein 7a: MEHIRLPKVENVRLLDRVSPRRSRVGTLYLTATHTIFVENNTGVRNETWVLHSLVCSVEKPAATASGCSLLIHCKNFQVLHFVVPREQECHDVHLSLQRLSQPERHAELYCFSYKPNVDEKERWQEWDFLDLKADYRRMGLPNSLWKLSPVNQHYKVSDTYPSDLFVPASATPPVIVGSSKFRSRGRFPTLAYYSKENHAAICRSSQPLSGFSARCLEDEQMLEAILRSNPRSEFMYVVDTRPKLNAIANRAAGKGYENEDNYSNIKFQFIGIENIHVMRNSQQKMLGVCQLRSPSMSDFLEGLESSGWLKHIKAVLDAGIFIAKAVAEEGVSVLVHCSDGWDRTAQVCSVACVLLDPYYRTLRGLMVLIEKDWVSFGHKFSHRCNHLVGDPKEVSPIIDQLLECVWQLMEQFPCAFEFNARFLITIHSHIYSCQYGNFIGNNQRERIELGLRERTHSLWSYLWKNQADYINPLYRPDHSQTQGLLRPSTAPYCFKFWRGLYNRFDQGMHPRQSVEDYLSAIREETQQLEEQLASHKQKIAHLEQEWSVTQNAVTFDKSPTAWALGNDLGLANTPQDYTGGFITSSPCQPKAPDGSRMLLTQDPRQTSESTLSNGSDQESGIADVSCRSPLSEDSTRDPDSDEAAYSAT, translated from the exons ATGGAGCACATCCGACTACCAAAG GTGGAGAATGTCAGGCTGCTTGACAGAGTCTCCCCCAGAAGAAGTAGGGTGGGCACCCTCTACCTGACGGCCACACACACCATCTTTGTAGAGAACAACACTGGAGTGCGCAATGAAACATGG GTGCTTCACAGTTTGGTGTGCAGCGTGGAGAAGCCAGCCGCCACAGCCTCGGGATGTTCTCTGCTTATTCACTGCAAGAACTTCCAGGTTCTTCATTTTGTCGTACCTCGAGAGCAAGAGTGCCATGATGTCCACCTGTCGCTACAGCGTCTCTCCCAGCCAG AGCGTCACGCGGAGCTGTACTGCTTCTCCTACAAGCCTAACGTTGATGAGAAGGAGAGATGGCAGGAATGGGACTTCCTGGACCTCAAGGCTGATTACCGCAGAATGGGACTCCCAAACTCCCTGTGGAAACTCTCCCCTGTCAACCAACACTATAAG GTGAGTGACACGTACCCCTCTGACCTCTTTGTACCCGCGTCCGCCACACCTCCGGTCATAGTGGGGAGCTCCAAGTTCAGAAGCAGAGGCAGATTTCCTACTCTGGCTTACTACTCCAAAGAAAATCAT GCTGCCATCTGCCGTAGCAGCCAACCCCTGTCTGGTTTCAGTGCTCGCTGCCTGGAGGATGAACAGATGCTGGAGGCCATCTTGAGGTCCAATCCCCGCAGTGAATTCATGTATGTGGTGGACACCAGGCCTAAG CTGAATGCAATCGCAAACCGAGCTGCGGGAAAAGGCTATGAAAATGAAGACAACTACTCCAACATCAAATTCCAGTTCATTGGCATCGAGAACATCCACGTAATGAGAAACAGCCAACAGAAAATGCTGGGAG TGTGTCAACTGCGTTCCCCCTCCATGTCCGACTTCCTAGAAGGTCTGGAGAGCTCAGGCTGGCTGAAGCACATCAAAGCGGTTTTGGATGCAGGCATCTTCATCGCTAAG gctgtTGCAGAGGAGGGTGTCAGTGTCCTGGTTCACTGTTCAGACGGCTGGGACCGCACCGCCCAGGTGTGTTCAGTGGCCTGTGTGCTGCTGGATCCGTACTACAGGACCCTCAGAGGACTCATG GTTCTCATTGAGAAAGACTGGGTCTCATTTGGACACAAGTTTTCTCACAG ATGCAACCACCTGGTCGGAGACCCTAAAGAGGTATCTCCCATCATCGATCAGCTCCTAGAGTGTGTGTGGCAGCTCATGGAGCAGTTCCCCTGTGCCTTTGAGTTCAACGCGAGGTTCCTCATCACGATTCACAGCCACATTTACTCCTGCCAGTACGGCAACTTTATTGGCAACAACCAGCGGGAGAGGATAGAGCTAGG ACTGCGTGAGAGGACTCACTCTTTGTGGAGTTATCTATGGAAGAACCAGGCAGACTACATCAACCCTCTGTACCGACCCGACCACAGCCAAACACAGGGGCTCCTCCGGCCGTCTACTGCCCCCTACTGCTTTAA GTTTTGGAGAGGGCTGTACAACCGCTTTGACCAAGGGATGCATCCTCGACAGTCTGTAGAGGATTATCTGAGTGCCATCCGAGAGGAGACAcagcagctggaggagcagCTGGCTTCACACAAACAG AAAATTGCTCATCTGGAGCAGGAGTGGAGTGTTACCCAGAACGCAGTCACCTTCGATAAGAGCCCCACAGCATGGGCTCTTGGTAATGACCTCGGCCTCGCCAACACCCCTCAGGACTACACCGGCGGCTTCATCACCAGTAGCCCCTGCCAGCCGAAAGCACCAGACGGCAGCCGGATGCTTCTGACCCAGGACCCCAGACAAACATCTGAATCCACCCTCTCCAACGGTAGCGACCAGGAGTCGGGGATTGCAGACGTGAGCTGTCGTTCACCTCTCAGCGAGGACAGCACCAGGGACCCAGACTCGGATGAGGCCGCCTACTCAGCTACCTGA
- the cnot7 gene encoding CCR4-NOT transcription complex subunit 7 isoform X1, giving the protein MPAATVDHSQKICEVWANNLEEELKRIRHVIRKYNCIAMDTEFPGVVARPIGEFRSNADYQYQLLRCNVDLLKIIQLGLTFMNEQGEYPLGTSTWQFNFKFNLTEDMYAQDSIELLTTSGIQFKKHEDEGIETLYFAELLMTSGVVLCDGIKWLSFHSGYDFGYLIKILSNANLPEEEVDFFEILRLYFPVIYDVKYLMKSCKNLKGGLQEVAEQLELERIGPQHQAGSDSLLTGMAFFKMREMFFEDHIDDAKYCGHLYGLGSGSAYVQNGTGNAYEEEANKPQS; this is encoded by the exons ATGCCCGCAGCTACCGTGGATCACAGCCAAAAAATATGTGAGGTTTGGGCCAACAACCTGGAGGAGGAGCTGAAGAGGATCCGACATGTCATCCGAAAATACAACTGCATTGCTATG GACACAGAGTTTCCAGGTGTAGTAGCCAGACCAATTGGAGAGTTCAGAAGCAACGCGGACTATCAGTACCAGTTACTGCGCTGCAATGTGGATTTGCTCAAGATAATCCAGCTGGGCCTTACGTTTATGAACGAACAAGGGGAATACCCTCTGGGAACATCAACATGGCAGTTCAATTTTAAGTTTAATCTCAC AGAAGACATGTACGCACAGGACTCCATCGAGCTCTTGACCACTTCAGGGATTCAGTTCAAGAAGCACGAGGACGAAGGCATCGAGACGCTGTACTTTGCCGAGCTGCTGATGACATCGGGGGTCGTGCTCTGCGATGGCATCAAGTGGCTGTCTTTTCACAG TGGCTATGACTTTGGATACCTGATCAAGATTCTGTCCAACGCTAACCTGCCTGAGGAGGAGGTGGACTTCTTTGAGATTCTTCGCTTGTACTTTCCAGTCATTTATGATGTCAAGTACCTCATGAAGAGTTGTAAAAACCTGAAG GGCGGGCTGCAGGAGGTCGCTGAGCAGCTGGAGCTGGAGAGGATCGGACCGCAGCATCAGGCCGGCTCGGACTCGCTGCTCACAGGCATGGCTTTCTTCAAGATGAGAGAG ATGTTCTTTGAGGATCACATTGATGATGCGAAGTACTGTGGTCACCTGTACGGGCTCGGCTCCGGCTCCGCCTACGTCCAGAACGGAACCGGCAACGCTTACGAAGAGGAGGCGAACAAGCCGCAGTCGTGA
- the cnot7 gene encoding CCR4-NOT transcription complex subunit 7 isoform X2 — protein sequence MYAQDSIELLTTSGIQFKKHEDEGIETLYFAELLMTSGVVLCDGIKWLSFHSGYDFGYLIKILSNANLPEEEVDFFEILRLYFPVIYDVKYLMKSCKNLKGGLQEVAEQLELERIGPQHQAGSDSLLTGMAFFKMREMFFEDHIDDAKYCGHLYGLGSGSAYVQNGTGNAYEEEANKPQS from the exons ATGTACGCACAGGACTCCATCGAGCTCTTGACCACTTCAGGGATTCAGTTCAAGAAGCACGAGGACGAAGGCATCGAGACGCTGTACTTTGCCGAGCTGCTGATGACATCGGGGGTCGTGCTCTGCGATGGCATCAAGTGGCTGTCTTTTCACAG TGGCTATGACTTTGGATACCTGATCAAGATTCTGTCCAACGCTAACCTGCCTGAGGAGGAGGTGGACTTCTTTGAGATTCTTCGCTTGTACTTTCCAGTCATTTATGATGTCAAGTACCTCATGAAGAGTTGTAAAAACCTGAAG GGCGGGCTGCAGGAGGTCGCTGAGCAGCTGGAGCTGGAGAGGATCGGACCGCAGCATCAGGCCGGCTCGGACTCGCTGCTCACAGGCATGGCTTTCTTCAAGATGAGAGAG ATGTTCTTTGAGGATCACATTGATGATGCGAAGTACTGTGGTCACCTGTACGGGCTCGGCTCCGGCTCCGCCTACGTCCAGAACGGAACCGGCAACGCTTACGAAGAGGAGGCGAACAAGCCGCAGTCGTGA